From one Gossypium hirsutum isolate 1008001.06 chromosome D08, Gossypium_hirsutum_v2.1, whole genome shotgun sequence genomic stretch:
- the LOC107954720 gene encoding glucan endo-1,3-beta-glucosidase 6 produces the protein MGWITVTIRIVCLFTLLWSVNGIGVNWGTQASHLLPPDTVVRMLRENGIQKVKLFDADYGILKALGKTGIEVMVGIPNDMLASVGGSMKAAEKWVAKNVSEHISSNNVNIRYVAVGNEPFLETYNGSYLHITLPALSNIQSALIKAGIGSQVKVTVPLNADVYASSNTYPSGGDFRTDIFDPMLKIVKFLNDSNSPFTVNIYPFISLYTDSNFPVEYAFFDGNATPLNDGGTLYYNMFDANLDTLAHALQKNGFGNLPIIVGEIGWPTDGDQNANIEYARRFNQGFMSHISGGKGTPMRPVPIDAYLFSLIDEDEKSIDPGNFERHWGIFYFDGQVKYPLNLGTTNSGALIPAKGVQYLERKWCVMKPSAPLDDPQVAQSVSYACGLADCTSLGYGTSCGNLDARGNISYAFNSYFQKNNQFEKACEFPNVSVITKTDPTPTVGNCKFPIMIQPYYESAGRRFGCGQMPLPLVSVLLLLLLTVVQH, from the exons ATGGGGTGGATTACAGTTACTATTAGGATTGTATGTTTGTTTACCTTGTTGTGGAGTGTGAACGGAATTGGTGTTAACTGGGGAACACAGGCATCCCACCTTCTGCCCCCAGACACAGTAGTAAGGATGCTGAGAGAGAATGGGATTCAAAAAGTGAAGCTTTTTGATGCAGATTATGGTATACTTAAGGCTCTAGGTAAGACTGGGATTGAGGTCATGGTGGGTATCCCAAATGACATGCTCGCTTCTGTGGGTGGCAGCATGAAGGCTGCTGAGAAATGGGTTGCCAAAAATGTCTCCGAACATATCTCCTCCAATAATGTCAACATCAG ATATGTTGCTGTTGGTAATGAACCTTTCTTAGAGACATATAATGGAAGCTATCTTCATATAACCCTCCCTGCTCTTAGTAATATCCAGTCTGCCCTGATCAAAGCTGGGATTGGCAGCCAAGTAAAGGTTACTGTTCCTCTCAATGCTGATGTTTATGCAAGTTCAAATACCTATCCGTCTGGTGGTGATTTCCGTACTGATATCTTTGACCCCATGCTTAAAATTGTCAAGTTCTTGAATGATAGTAATTCTCCCTTCACGGTGAATATCTATCCTTTTATAAGTCTCTATACTGATTCCAATTTCCCAGTTGAGTATGCATTCTTTGATGGCAACGCAACGCCTCTAAATGATGGTGGGACATTATATTACAACATGTTTGATGCTAATCTTGATACTCTTGCACATGCATTACAAAAGAATGGATTTGGAAATCTGCCCATTATAGTTGGGGAGATTGGGTGGCCCACTGATGGAGACCAAAATGCTAACATAGAATATGCTCGACGATTCAATCAAGGTTTTATGTCTCATATTTCTGGTGGGAAAGGAACCCCAATGAGACCCGTACCGATAGATGCGTATTTATTTAGCTTGATTGATGAGGATGAAAAGAGCATTGATCCAGGGAATTTTGAACGCCACTGgggtattttttattttgatggacAGGTTAAATACCCTCTCAACCTTGGAACTACAAACAGTGGAGCATTAATTCCTGCAAAAGGTGTACAGTACTTGGAAAGGAAGTGGTGCGTGATGAAGCCTTCAGCCCCACTTGATGACCCACAAGTGGCACAAAGTGTGAGCTATGCATGTGGCCTTGCTGACTGCACTAGCCTCGGTTATGGGACATCTTGTGGAAACCTAGATGCTAGGGGAAACATTTCTTATGCCTTTAACAGTTATTTTCAGAAGAATAACCAGTTTGAAAAAGCCTGCGAATTTCCAAATGTTTCAGTTATAACGAAAACGGATCCCACCCCTACGGTGGGAAATTGCAAATTTCCAATAATGATCCAGCCCTATTATGAATCTGCAGGACGGAGGTTTGGGTGTGGCCAGATGCCATTGCCTTTGGTTTCTGTTCTTCTCCTCCTATTGCTAACGGTTGTACAACACTAA
- the LOC107954719 gene encoding pentatricopeptide repeat-containing protein At5g66520-like, translating into MSASKYVKASQRCLSLLEQCRTMSQIKQMHSHLIVSASRLDPFAAGKIISLFAVSSNADISHAYKLFLSLPHRTTFIWNTIIRIFVEKNENATALSLYKNMLQTGFLPNNYTFSFVLRACTDNSPVGLASHAQVIKLGWESYDFVLNGLIHLYANWSSVEAARKLFDVSTCRDVITWTALINGYVKSGHVEFARELFDQMPERNEVSWSAMITGYVHMGMFREALELFNDLQLTGLRPNHAGIVGALTACSYLGSLDHGRWIHAYVDRNGTELDRILGTALVDMYAKCGCIEIACSVFEKMPDKDAFAFTSLISGLANHGQSADAIQLFGRMQSEKVIPNEVTFICVLSACSRMGLVDEGLRIFNCMSVVYGIEPGVQHYGCMVDLLGRAGLLEEAKRLVREMPMEPDSYVLGALLNSCRVHGDVELGKETVESLVERGLDHGGVHVLLSNMYASSNQWDWVVKVRKEMGAKKVKKVPGCSSIEIDGSVSEFIAGDMSYLRVEDVMLVLLGIDNHLKFLLLADDTNSNMIAY; encoded by the coding sequence ATGTCAGCCTCCAAATACGTGAAGGCTAGCCAAAGGTGCCTTTCTTTGCTGGAGCAATGTCGGACAATGTCTCAAATCAAGCAGATGCACTCTCATCTTATCGTTTCAGCCAGTCGTTTGGACCCTTTTGCGGCCGGTAAAATCATTTCCCTCTTCGCTGTCTCTTCCAACGCTGATATCTCTCATGCTTACaaactctttctttctcttccaCACCGCACCACCTTTATTTGGAACACCATCATCAGAATTTTTGTGGAGAAAAACGAAAATGCCACCGCCCTTTCTTTATACAAAAACATGCTTCAAACTGGCTTCTTGCCCAACAACTACACCTTCTCTTTCGTTCTTCGAGCCTGCACTGACAATTCTCCTGTGGGCTTAGCTTCTCATGCTCAAGTGATTAAGTTGGGTTGGGAATCTTATGATTTTGTGCTAAACGGGTTGATCCATTTGTACGCCAATTGGAGCTCAGTGGAAGCAGCTCGTAAACTGTTTGATGTAAGTACTTGCAGAGATGTCATTACGTGGACCGCTTTGATTAATGGGTATGTTAAATCTGGCCACGTTGAGTTTGCAAGGGAACTGTTTGATCAAATGCCCGAAAGAAATGAAGTTTCATGGAGTGCAATGATTACTGGGTATGTGCATATGGGGATGTTTAGAGAGGCTTTGGAACTCTTTAATGATTTGCAGCTTACTGGTCTTCGTCCAAATCATGCCGGGATCGTAGGAGCCCTCACTGCTTGTTCATATCTTGGATCTTTGGATCATGGAAGGTGGATCCATGCATATGTGGATAGAAATGGAACGGAGTTAGATAGGATTTTAGGCACTGCCCTTGTTGACATGTATGCCAAGTGCGGCTGCATCGAGATAGCATGTTCGGTATTTGAAAAGATGCCAGATAAGGATGCATTTGCTTTTACTTCTTTGATTTCAGGCCTAGCTAATCATGGTCAAAGTGCAGATGCAATTCAGTTGTTTGGTAGGATGCAAAGTGAAAAGGTTATTCCTAATGAAGTTACTTTTATATGTGTCCTAAGCGCTTGTAGTCGAATGGGATTGGTGGATGAAGGGTTAAGAATCTTCAATTGCATGAGTGTGGTTTATGGTATTGAGCCAGGTGTCCAGCACTATGGTTGTATGGTAGATCTTTTAGGGAGAGCTGGTCTGCTTGAAGAGGCAAAGAGATTAGTAAGAGAGATGCCTATGGAACCTGACTCTTATGTGCTGGGTGCATTGCTCAATTCTTGTAGGGTGCATGGTGATGTTGAGTTGGGGAAGGAGACAGTTGAGAGCTTGGTTGAGCGAGGTCTCGACCATGGTGGGGTTCATGTCCTGCTGTCTAACATGTATGCCTCTTCTAACCAATGGGATTGGGTAGTGAAGGTGAGGAAGGAGATGGGGGCTAAGAAGGTCAAAAAGGTACCAGGCTGTAGTTCGATTGAAATTGATGGCAGTGTGTCTGAATTCATTGCAGGAGACATGTCTTATTTGCGTGTGGAGGATGTCATGCTGGTTCTGTTAGGGATTGATAATCACTTGAAATTCCTTTTGCTTGCTGATGATACTAATTCCAATATGATCGCCTATTAA